In a genomic window of Gossypium arboreum isolate Shixiya-1 chromosome 9, ASM2569848v2, whole genome shotgun sequence:
- the LOC108456259 gene encoding mavicyanin-like, giving the protein MGFSKRGAAEIVLRVTAVVALLQFSHAAVYKVGDSAGWTSIGNLDYKQWSATKTFQVGDIIRFEYNAQFHNVMRVTHPMYKACNASAPLATYTSGNDTINITTKGHHYFICGAPGHCQAGQKVDINVLHTSDTAPTTAPEGSTAASVPSASSPAPSPSSGISLRASKGSLITKLCLAMAGFAVFVSGFY; this is encoded by the exons ATGGGTTTTTCAAAGAGAGGTGCGGCTGAGATTGTTTTGCGGGTGACGGCTGTTGTTGCCTTGTTGCAGTTCTCCCATGCAGCTGTTTACAAGGTTGGAGACAGTGCTGGTTGGACCTCCATTGGCAACCTTGACTACAAACAATGGTCTGCTACTAAAACCTTCCAAGTTGGTGACATTATTC GTTTTGAGTACAATGCTCAGTTTCACAACGTGATGCGAGTAACCCATCCTATGTACAAAGCCTGCAATGCCTCGGCCCCTTTGGCTACCTACACTTCTGGCAATGACACCATCAACATTACCACTAAAGGTCACCACTATTTCATCTGTGGTGCTCCTGGACACTGTCAAGCTGGTCAGAAAGTCGACATCAACGTGCTTCACACATCCGATACAGCTCCGACTACGGCTCCCGAGGGATCAACAGCCGCTTCAGTTCCATCTGCCAGTAGTCCTGCACCTTCGCCAAGCAGCGGTATCTCCTTGAGAGCTTCCAAGGGGAGTCTAATCACTAAGCTTTGTTTAGCAATGGCTGGTTTTGCAGTTTTTGTATCAGGTTTTTATTGA
- the LOC108454807 gene encoding sugar transport protein 13, whose amino-acid sequence MPAGGFSSVTPAGVEFEAKITPIVIISCIMAATGGLMFGYDVGVSGGVTSMPDFLKKFFPVVYRKTRNPGIDGNYCKYDNQGLQLFTSSLYLAGLTATFFASYTTRRLGRRLTMLIAGFFFIAGVVLNAAAQDLAMLIFGRILLGCGVGFANQAVPLFLSEIAPTRIRGGLNILFQLNVTIGILFASLVNYGTAKITGGWGWRLSLGLAGIPALLLTVGALLVVDSPNSLIERGRLDEGKAVLRKIRGTDKIEPEFLELVEASRIAKEVKHPFRNLLKRRNRPQLVIAVALQIFQQCTGINAIMFYAPVLFDTLGFGNDAALYSAVITGAVNVLSTVVSIYSVDKVGRRVLLLEAGVQMFISQVIIAIILAFKVKDHSDDLHKGFAILVVVMICTFVSAFAWSWGPLGWLIPSETFPLETRSAGQSVTVCVNLLFTFVIAQAFLSMLCHFKYGIFLFFSGWVVIMSIFTLFLIPETKNIPIEEMTERVWKQHWFWKRFMDDDEVADVTNGDIAKKNGHANGFDPTSQL is encoded by the exons ATGCCGGCAGGTGGATTCTCTTCGGTTACACCGGCGGGGGTGGAATTCGAAGCAAAGATCACTCCTATAGTCATCATTTCCTGTATAATGGCAGCCACCGGAGGCCTCATGTTCGGTTACGACGTCGGCGTTTCTG gTGGTGTTACGTCCATGCCCGACTTCTTGAAAAAATTCTTTCCGGTTGTTTACCGGAAAACCAGAAACCCTGGAATCGATGGAAATTATTGCAAATATGACAATCAAGGCCTTCAATTGTTCACTTCATCGCTTTATTTGGCTGGTTTAACTGCCACTTTCTTCGCATCCTACACCACTAGGAGGCTCGGTCGCCGCCTCACCATGTTGATCGCCGGTTTCTTTTTCATTGCCGGTGTTGTTCTTAACGCCGCTGCCCAAGACCTAGCCATGCTTATTTTTGGCAGGATATTGCTCGGTTGTGGTGTCGGTTTCGCTAATCAG GCTGTGCCACTGTTTCTCTCAGAGATTGCACCTACAAGAATACGTGGAGGGTTAAACATATTATTCCAACTTAATGTCACTATTGGAATTCTTTTTGCCAGTCTTGTCAACTACGGGACTGCTAA AATCACAGGGGGATGGGGTTGGAGACTATCATTAGGATTAGCCGGCATTCCAGCACTTCTCCTAACTGTGGGGGCTCTCTTGGTGGTCGACAGTCCTAACAGTCTCATCGAGCGAGGTCGTCTCGATGAAGGAAAGGCCGTTCTCCGAAAGATTCGGGGCACCGATAAGATTGAGCCTGAATTCCTGGAACTTGTCGAGGCAAGTCGTATAGCTAAAGAAGTGAAACATCCTTTCAGGAATCTCCTTAAACGTAGGAACCGACCCCAACTTGTCATCGCAGTTGCCTTGCAG ATTTTCCAACAATGTACAGGTATCAATGCTATCATGTTTTATGCGCCGGTCTTGTTTGACACATTGGGATTTGGCAATGATGCTGCCCTTTACTCTGCTGTTATAACCGGCGCTGTCAATGTGTTATCTACCGTCGTATCTATTTACTCGGTCGACAAAGTAGGCCGTCGTGTGTTGTTACTCGAAGCCGGTGTCCAAATGTTTATTTCTCAAGTAATCATAGCAATTATACTAGCATTCAAGGTTAAAGATCACTCTGACGATCTCCACAAAGGTTTTGCAATCCTAGTAGTTGTTATGATATGCACTTTTGTGTCAGCCTTTGCATGGTCTTGGGGACCTCTTGGGTGGCTCATCCCTAGTGAAACATTCCCCCTCGAGACCCGATCGGCCGGGCAGAGTGTAACGGTCTGTGTCAACCTGCTCTTCACCTTTGTCATAGCTCAGGCTTTCCTCTCAATGCTCTGTCATTTCAAGTACGGAATCTTCTTGTTCTTCTCCGGTTGGGTCGTGATTATGTCCATTTTTACATTGTTCCTTATCCCTGAAACGAAAAACATCCCGATTGAAGAGATGACGGAGAGAGTGTGGAAGCAACACTGGTTTTGGAAGAGATTCATGGATGATGATGAGGTAGCAGATGTTACCAATGGTGACATTGCGAAGAAAAATGGGCATGCTAATGGTTTTGATCCAACTTCCCAGTTGTAA
- the LOC108455975 gene encoding probable membrane-associated kinase regulator 1: protein MGKKREKIGSRSQTLPSSPSHSFSSSSSSDFEFTISLSPRAATSSSLCPADDLFYKGQLLPLHLSPRLSMVRTLLLASSSTSSSSAATASRDSTASSSNDSHSSFSSDLVLLSADCGSSRPSSVSDDDGLKRVLHNTGNQQQQIKKNKYFSLSRFSSVFNKENNKKLDQVNMAATPSSVKKISTTAKRVISKYLKKVKPLYEKLSLKQDEKMGGVESVSTLSTTTSFPASFSIKPERSVKENNNGGGFSHSFSGNLRYPRRRSCISSCPSSMRSSPSHSGVLSRNGFPSINTGRVGSVGGMMHYPDRSSMEELQSAIQGAIAHCKNSLAQNKTTVISNEI from the coding sequence ATggggaagaaaagagagaaaataggTTCAAGATCTCAAACACTACCCTCATCTCCTTCCCACTCTTTCTCTTCATCTTCCTCTTCCGACTTTGAGTTCACCATCTCCCTTTCCCCACGCGCCGCCACCTCTTCCTCCCTATGTCCAGCCGACGACCTCTTCTACAAAGGCCAGCTCTTACCTCTCCACCTTTCTCCTCGTCTCTCCATGGTCCGTACCCTCCTCTTAGCTTCCTCCAGCACTTCCTCCTCTTCCGCAGCCACTGCCTCTCGTGACTCCACCGCCAGCAGTTCCAATGACTCCCATTCTTCTTTTTCCAGTGACCTAGTTTTGCTCTCCGCCGATTGCGGTTCCTCCAGGCCTAGCTCCGTCTCCGATGACGACGGTCTCAAAAGGGTACTTCACAATACAGGGAACCAACAACAACAAATCAAGAAGAACAAGTATTTCTCCTTGTCTAGATTCTCTTCGGTGTTCAACAAGGAAAACAACAAGAAGCTTGACCAGGTAAACATGGCGGCAACTCCTTCGTCGGTTAAAAAAATAAGCACGACGGCGAAACGAGTAATAAGCAAATATTTGAAGAAAGTGAAGCCATTATACGAGAAACTATCACTTAAGCAAGATGAAAAAATGGGAGGAGTTGAATCGGTTTCAACTTTGTCAACAACAACATCATTTCCAGCTTCATTCTCGATCAAACCAGAGAGATCTGTCAAAGAAAACAACAATGGCGGTGGATTTTCTCACTCTTTCTCGGGAAACTTGAGGTACCCAAGAAGGAGAAGCTGCATTTCGAGCTGCCCATCATCCATGAGGTCATCGCCGAGCCACTCTGGGGTGCTTTCTCGAAATGGGTTTCCGAGCATCAATACGGGTCGGGTCGGTAGCGTTGGCGGCATGATGCACTACCCGGATCGGTCGTCAATGGAAGAACTCCAAAGTGCTATTCAAGGTGCCATTGCTCATTGCAAAAATTCATTGGCTCAAAACAAAACTACTGTAATAAGTAACGAAATTTAA